The genomic stretch GATGAGATTTCTCTCACGGTCGAAAAAGGAGAAATTTTCGGATTTCTTGGCGCCAATGGCGCCGGAAAAACGACCGCTATCCGGATGCTCTGCGGCTTACTTCTCCCTACCTCCGGCTCCGGAACCGTCAACGGCTTCAATATCTTCACCGAGAGCGAAAAAATCAAACAGAGTATCGGGTATATGTCGCAGAAATTCTCCCTCTACCGCGACCTGACCGGACGGGAAAACCTTCAATTCTACGGTTCTGTTTATCAAATTCCATCCGGCGACCTTAAAGACCGTATCGCCGAACTGGGCGAAAGCCTCGACTTGAATGAATTCATCGACCGTCCCACCGAATCGCTCCCGACCGGCTGGCGACAGCGGCTGGCGCTGGCGGCATCGCTCCTTCACCGACCTCAGATACTTTTCCTGGATGAGCCTACTGGTGGGGTTGACCCGGTCTTCCGCCGAAAATTCTGGGAGATACTCTATCGCCTTGCCGATGAAGGCACTACTCTTTTTGTAACTACGCACTACATGGATGAAGCCGAATTCTGCCGCCGGATATCCATCATGCACCGTGGTAAAATCGTCGAAATTGGCAATCCCCAGGAATTGGTCAAAAAATACAATCAGCCCAATCTGCAGGAAGCCTTCATCTCACTGATTTCGCGAGGGGAAAGCAATGGATAAGATAAGATATATCGCCATAAAAGAACTCCGGCATATCCTCCGCGACCCTCGCTCCCTCATCATCGCCATTCTGATGCCAATTCTGATGACCTTCCTCTACGGTTATGCCATCAACCTGGATATCAAGAATATCAAACTGGCGGTGCTCGACTTCGATAAATCGTTCGAATCGCGCGAACTGGTCGGATACTTCTATAACAGCGGTTACTTCCTCCAATCGAAAGCCGCGCCGGACCTCTATGACCCTGAAAAAATACTGAAAACGGGCGACGCCAACGCCGTTCTGGTCATTCCCCATGGTTTTGCTGATGCCGTCGCCAGCCGCGAGGATTTTGAGTTGGGTCTGACTGTCGATGGCGCCGATGCCAATATGTCGGCGGCAACCTCCAGTTATTCCAGCATGGCCCTGATGCGCTTCATCGAAGCCAAACTCCCCCCCGGAATGGAGATTCCCGGCGTCAAACTCTCCACTCAGGTCCTCTACAACCCCGACCTGAAATCTTCCCACTTTTTTGTGCCGGGATTGATTGCCGTTATCTTGATGATGATTTCGGCGCTCCTGACCTCCATCACAATCGCCCGCGAAAAAGAAACCGGCACCATGGAGCAGCTTCTGACCGCCCCGGTAACACCCCGACAATTGATTATCGGCAAAGTAATTCCGTATATCGGACTGGCTTTACTTGACGGCATCCTGATTCTCCTGTTCGCCGTCTTCCACTTCGGCGTTCCCTTCAACGGCTCGATACTCCTGATGCTCTTCTTCGGCGTCATCTATATTATCGCCGCCCTCTCTATCGGAATATTCATCTCCACTCTCGTCAAAACCCAGCAGCTGGCGATGATGGCGGCGCAGCTGGTAACAGTATTGCCGTCGGTTATGCTCTCGGGATATATCTTCGAAATCAAAAATATGCCCCAGATTCTTCAGTATCTCACCTACATCGTGCCGGCAAAATATTTTCTGGTAATCATTCGAGGCATCATGCTCAAAGGGGCCGATTTCACCATCTTGTGGGTTCAGGGGTCATTCCTGATTCTGTTGACCATATTCCTGCTGACCGTCGCCACCAAAAAATTCAGCCTGAAGATAGGATAGGTAACTATGCGACGCACTATTCTGGCGCTGATGAAAAAAGAGTTCTTCCAGGTTATCCGTGACCGGAACATGCTCCGGGTAATATTCGTCATGCCCATTATTCAGTTGATGATTCTGGGATACGCCATAAATGTCGACGTAAAAAATATCTATACGGCCGTCTATGACTATGACCGGAGCGAATTGTCGCGCGAGTACCAGAAATCGCTGGCCGCGGGAAACTATTTCCTGGTCGAATCAGCGGACCTGCCGCTCCTCGACGCCGCCCGCGGATTGAAAAATTCCCGCTATAATGTCGCTCTCATAATACCGCCTGGTTTTTCCGAAAAGCTCCATCAGACAGGCTCGGTTGATGTCGGCTTTATTGTCGATGGCGCTAATGCCAATTCCGCCTCCATTGCCAGCGGGTATGCCAATGTCATCACCAGCCAATTCAATAAAAAAGTTACCGGTTTCATCCCGCCCCTTTCTATTCGTCAGAAACGACTCTACAATCCCGAAGGGGAATCGGTCTATTTTATGGTGCCGGGAATCGTAACCCTACTCCTGACAATGGTCACCGTGATGTTGACCTCGATGGCAATCGTCCGCGAACGGGAAATCGGAACGTTGGAGCAGCTGCTGGT from Candidatus Zixiibacteriota bacterium encodes the following:
- a CDS encoding ABC transporter ATP-binding protein → DEISLTVEKGEIFGFLGANGAGKTTAIRMLCGLLLPTSGSGTVNGFNIFTESEKIKQSIGYMSQKFSLYRDLTGRENLQFYGSVYQIPSGDLKDRIAELGESLDLNEFIDRPTESLPTGWRQRLALAASLLHRPQILFLDEPTGGVDPVFRRKFWEILYRLADEGTTLFVTTHYMDEAEFCRRISIMHRGKIVEIGNPQELVKKYNQPNLQEAFISLISRGESNG
- a CDS encoding ABC transporter permease gives rise to the protein MDKIRYIAIKELRHILRDPRSLIIAILMPILMTFLYGYAINLDIKNIKLAVLDFDKSFESRELVGYFYNSGYFLQSKAAPDLYDPEKILKTGDANAVLVIPHGFADAVASREDFELGLTVDGADANMSAATSSYSSMALMRFIEAKLPPGMEIPGVKLSTQVLYNPDLKSSHFFVPGLIAVILMMISALLTSITIAREKETGTMEQLLTAPVTPRQLIIGKVIPYIGLALLDGILILLFAVFHFGVPFNGSILLMLFFGVIYIIAALSIGIFISTLVKTQQLAMMAAQLVTVLPSVMLSGYIFEIKNMPQILQYLTYIVPAKYFLVIIRGIMLKGADFTILWVQGSFLILLTIFLLTVATKKFSLKIG
- a CDS encoding ABC transporter permease, whose protein sequence is MRRTILALMKKEFFQVIRDRNMLRVIFVMPIIQLMILGYAINVDVKNIYTAVYDYDRSELSREYQKSLAAGNYFLVESADLPLLDAARGLKNSRYNVALIIPPGFSEKLHQTGSVDVGFIVDGANANSASIASGYANVITSQFNKKVTGFIPPLSIRQKRLYNPEGESVYFMVPGIVTLLLTMVTVMLTSMAIVREREIGTLEQLLVTPITTPALILGKTIPFAIIGFLEMSVALFVGILWFKIPFAGSWALLYGLSFLFLFTTLGIGMFISTVSKTQQQAMFYAWFFSVFAILTSGFFTPIENMPQSVQYITYLNPLRYFMKIVRGIMMKAATMEHLYFEVAAMVLFGLVIFTFSWIRFSKRTK